The following are encoded together in the Synchiropus splendidus isolate RoL2022-P1 chromosome 7, RoL_Sspl_1.0, whole genome shotgun sequence genome:
- the gapvd1 gene encoding GTPase-activating protein and VPS9 domain-containing protein 1 isoform X1, protein MVKPDIHTLAHHLKQERLYVASEKQLIQRLNTDVLKTAERLYRAAWIAKQQRINLDRLILTSAEASPAECCQHAKMLEDTQFVDGYKSLGFHETIYGEFLARLRENPRLVASCLVAGERLNQEHTQGVIHNVFTSLYGNCIMQEDESYLLQVLRYLIEFELKESDNPRRLLRRGTCAFSILFKLFSEGLYSAKLFLTATLHEPIMQLLVEDEDHLETDPSKVTERLTPAQQERFGEKGSDGYRQRVQTAVEANEAKLVALVNKFIGYLKQNTYCFPHSLRWIVSQMYKTLSCVEGLEVGEVRTMCTDLLLTCFICPAIVNPEQYGIISDAPINEVARFNLMQVGQLLQQLAMADDDADPRRKSCLSKFDKSCVAAFLDVVIGGRAVETPPMSSMNLLEGLSRTAVYITHNQLMALVDFVRSVTAGDHLREEEHMALETLLANVPQSLTVKSNSLELTPSNTPQLSPATTPANKKNRLPIGQHLAAITSWDPTSTTLSAHIPLVTPFAAARSRSRTNIAQEGEAEASSQESLQELVPEEVLVISLGTGPQSVPGMMSENEVLNLQMNDGAHGEGHSDDSKMHGKPDKTLRFSLCSDNLEGISEGPSNRSNSVSSLDLEGESVSELGAGPSGSNGVEALQLLEHEQATTQDNLDDKLRKFEIRDMMGLGDDRDISETVSETWSTDVLGSDFDPNMDEDRLQEIAGAAAENMLGNLLCLPGSGSVLLDPYGSTISETTSEAWSVEVLPSDSEAPDLKQEERLQELESCSGVGSTSDDTEVREVSSRPSTPGLSVVSGISATSEDIPNKIEDLRSECSSDFGGKDSVTSPDGEDSGHGSHNLTSPPSQADSLLAMFDPLSSAEGSSTGTIVRPKVHYARPAHPPPDPPIPEACALGQDTRHSLFMPHSLVQAELESTKQRHSFPDRLVRSRSSDVVCPGRRPTSDPGINRRVAVEDRDSAGPFTSGPSSSPSKDSLKGEVEDRKDSDDEKSDRNRPWWKKRFVSAIPKVLYWTAESDVPAPIAAFRKRDKHEKDEVPQERISHDDPLPRQNSQTQAAEDILDKYRNIKRTSPSEGATAASSYDGAGDLCAEDSMHDSPREDGLQNISTDDLPDSASQTAQQHDTKFSFSDAKKKLRLALCSADSVALPIMTPATTRNGLPDHMDPEDNEIVCFLKVQLAEAINLQDKNQMAQIQETTRCVSRFDSRTCRKLLAAIAEDYRKRAPYIAYLTRCRQGLQTTQAHLERLLQRVLRDKEVANRYFTTVCVRLLLEHMESKMLDFIKAFQACTASDDKTAAVEDFLRYLYGAMARDAIWQYASEDQLQDAQMAIERSVMNRIFKLAFSPNQDGDILRDQLFFEHIQRLSKVVTANHKALLIPEVYLKEAPWPSAQSEIKTINAYKTPRDKVQCILRMCSTIMNLLSLANEDSVPGADDFVPVLVFVLIRANPPCLLSTVQYINNFYASRLSGEECYWWMQFTAAVEFIKTIDDRK, encoded by the exons ATGGTGAAGCCAGATATCCACACTCTGGCCCACCATCTCAAGCAGGAGCGTCTGTATGTGGCATCGGAGAAACAGCTGATACAAAGGCTGAATACTGATGTTCTGAAGACAGCTGAGCGTCTCTACAGGGCAGCCTGGATTGCCAAGCAGCAGCGGATCAACCTTGATCGTCTCATTCTTACAAG CGCTGAAGCCTCTCCAGCAGAATGTTGCCAACATGCCAAAATGTTGGAGGACACACAATTTGTGGATGGCTACAAAAGTCTTGGTTTTCATGAAACTATCTACGGGGAGTTTTTGGCCCGGTTGAGAGAGAACCCCAGACTGGTGGCATCTTGTCTGGTGGCGGGGGAGAGGCTCAATCAGGAGCACACTCAGGGGGTCATTCATAATGTCTTCACTTCGCTATATGGCAACTGCATCATGCAGGAGGATGAAAGCTATCTGCTTCAA GTGTTGCGGTACCTAATTGAGTTTGAGTTGAAGGAGAGTGACAACCCTCGACGACTATTGAGACGTGGAACATGTGCCTTCAGCATCCTTTTCAAGCTTTTCTCTGAGGGTCTGTACTCTGCCAAGCTGTTTCTCACTGCCACCCTTCATGAACCCATAATGCAACTGCTGGTGGAGGATGAGGATCATCTCGAGACAGACCCATCTAAAGTAACTGAGCGCCTTACTCCAGCTCAACAGGAGCGTTTCGGGGAAAAGGGCTCGGATGGCTACAGGCAAAGAGTACAAACAGCTGTTGAGGCCAATGAAGCGAAGCTGGTGGCGCTAGTCAACAAGTTCATAGGATACTTGAAGCAGAACACCTACTGCTTTCCACACAGCCTTCGTTGGATTGTGTCGCAGATGTAcaagactttatcttgtgtggAAGGGTTGGAGGTGGGTGAGGTTCGCACCATGTGCACAGACCTGTTGCTGACCTGCTTCATCTGCCCAGCAATTGTAAACCCAGAACAGTATGGAATCATATCAGATGCACCCATTAATGAAGTGGCTCGCTTTAACCTTATGCAG GTTGGTCAGCTTTTGCAGCAGTTGGCTATGGCCGATGATGATGCAGACCCACGAAGGAAAAGCTGCTTATCCAAATTTGACAAA AGCTGTGTGGCTGCTTTCCTGGATGTGGTTATTGGAGGACGAGCTGTTGAAACTCCGCCAATGTCTTCAATGAACCTTTTAGAGGGTCTTAGTCGGACTGCTGTCTACATCACTCACAACCAGTTGATGGCACTG GTGGACTTTGTTCGCAGCGTAACAGCAGGAGACCACCTTCGAGAAGAGGAGCACATGGCTCTTGAGACCCTACTAGCCAATGTACCACAGTCGCTAACAGTGAAGAGCAACAGTTTGGAACTCACGCCATCAAATACCCCCCAGCTGTCTCCAGCCACCACTCCAGCCAATAAGAAGAACAGACTTCCCATAG GACAGCATTTAGCCGCTATAACATCCTGGGACCCTACAAGCACCACTTTGTCTGCTCACATTCCATTAGTAACCCCTTTTG CAGCTGCTCGTAGTCGAAGCCGTACCAACATTGCCCAGGAGGGGGAGGCAGAGGCCAGTTCCCAAGAGTCTCTGCAGGAGCTAGTGCCCGAGGAGGTGCTGGTGATTTCTCTCGGAACTGGACCTCAGTCTGTCCCAGGAATGATGTCAGAGAATGAG GTTTTAAACTTGCAGATGAACGACGGGGCCCATGGAGAAGGTCACTCTGATGACTCAAAGATGCATGGAAAGCCAGACAAAACGCTGCgcttctctctctgcagtgACAATTTGGAAGGCATCTCAGAGG GTCCGTCAAACCGATCTAATTCAGTTTCATCTCTGGACTTGGAAGGAGAGTCCGTCTCTGAGCTTGGAGCTGGACCATCTGGCAGCAACGGTGTTGAGGCTTTACAGCTTTTGGAGCACGAGCAGG CCACCACTCAAGACAACTTGGATGACAAATTGAGGAAGTTTGAGATCAGGGACATGATGGGCTTAGGAGATGACAGAGACATCTCGGAGACGGTCAGCGAAACTTGGAGCACCGATGTGCTGGGCAGTGACTTTGACCCCAACATGGATGAAGATCGGCTGCAGGAAATAGCAG GTGCAGCCGCCGAGAACATGCTTGGCAACCTTCTGTGTCTCCCTGGCTCTGGTTCAGTCCTGCTGGATCCCTATGGCTCCACAATCTCAGAGACCACAAGTGAGGCCTGGAGTGTCGAAGTCCTGCCTAGTGACTCAG AAGCCCCAGACCTGAAGCAGGAGGAGCGACTGCAGGAACTGGAGAGTTGCTCTGGTGTAGGAAGCACATCAGATGACACAGAGGTCCGAGAAGTCAGCTCGAGGCCAAGCACTCCAGGCCTCAGTGTTGTCTCAG gTATCAGTGCAACCTCTGAAGATATCCCTAACAAGATTGAGGATTTGAGGTCGGAGTGTAGCTCAGACTTTGGAGGAAAGGATTCTGTGACCAGTCCAGATGGAGAAGATTCAGGCCATG gctCACATAACCTGACTTCTCCACCCTCACAGGCAGACTCTTTACTTGCCATGTTTGATCCCCTTTCCAGTGCTGAAG GCTCTTccacgggaacaatagtgagaCCCAAAGTTCACTATGCAAGGCCCGCTCACCCTCCACCAGATCCTCCCATCCCTGAAGCTTGTGCCCTGGGGCAGGACACACGCCACTCTCTCTTCATGCCCCACAGTTTGGTCCAGGCTGAGCTAGAAAGCACAAAGCAGCGCCACTCCTTCCCGGACAGGTTAGTACGCAGCCGCAGCTCCGACGTCGTCTGTCCTGGTCGTCGACCCACCAGTGACCCGGGCATCAATCGACGCGTGGCTGTTGAAGATCGAGACTCTGCTGGACCCTTCACTTCTGGACCCTCATCATCTCCCAGCAAGGACTCCCTGAAAGGAGAG GTGGAGGACAGGAAGGACAGCGATGATGAGAAGTCTGATCGCAACAGACCCTGGTGGAAGAAACGTTTTGTTTCTGCGATCCCCAAAG TGCTGTATTGGACGGCAGAGAGTGATGTCCCAG ctcCGATTGCAGCTTTTCGGAAGAGGGACAAGCATGAGAAAGATGAGGTTCCTCAGGAGAGAATTTCACATG ATGACCCCCTGCCCAGACAGAACTCACAGACCCAGGCTGCTGAAGACATCCTGGACAAGTACAGAAACATAAAGAGGACCAGCCCAAGCGAGGGAGCTACCGCAGCATCTTCTTACGACGGAGCGGGAG ATCTTTGTGCGGAGGACAGCATGCACGACTCGCCAAGAGAAGATGGCCTGCAGAACATCTCAACAGATGACCTGCCAGACTCCGCAAGTCAGACAGCACAGCAGCATGACACCAAGTTCTCCTTCAG TGACGCCAAGAAGAAACTGAGGTTGGCTTTGTGCTCGGCAGACTCAGTCGCTCTTCCTATTATGACTCCTGCCACCACAAGAAATGGTCTACCAGATCACATGGACCCAGAAG acaaTGAGATTGTCTGCTTCCTGAAGGTCCAGCTAGCAGAGGCCATCAACCTCCAGGATAAGAACCAAATGGCCCAAATCCAGGAGACCACACGCTGCGTGAGCCGCTTCGATTCTCGAACCTGCAGGAAGCTACTGGCTGCAATTGCTGAAGATTACAG AAAACGCGCTCCATATATAGCCTATCTGACCCGGTGTCGTCAGGGTCTGCAGACCACGCAGGCCCATCTGGAGAGGCTCCTGCAGAGGGTGCTGCGAGATAAAGAAGTGGCGAACAGATACTTCACCACTGTCTGCGTTCGGCTGCTGCTAGAGCACATGGAGTCAAAGATGCTTGACTTTATTAAAG CGTTTCAAGCCTGCACGGCGTCTGATGACAAGACGGCCGCAGTGGAAGACTTTCTGCGCTACTTGTACGGCGCCATGGCCCGTGATGCTATTTGGCAGTATGCTagtgaggaccagctgcaggatGCCCAGATGGCCATCGAGCGCAGCGTCATGAACCGCATCTTCAAACTGGCCTTCTCTCCCAACCAGGATGGAGACATTCTCCGAGACCA gCTTTTCTTTGAGCACATCCAGCGACTCTCTAAGGTTGTGACAGCAAATCATAAAGCTCTTCTAATCCCTGAG GTTTACTTGAAGGAGGCTCCCTGGCCGTCCGCTCAATCAGAGATCAAGACCATCAACGCTTACAAAACCCCTCGGGATAAAGTGCAGTGCATCCTCCGCATGTGTTCAACCATCATGAACCTCCTCAGTCTGGCCAATGAAGACTCCGTCCCTGGAGCTGATGACTTCGTCCCGGTCCTTGTCTTTGTCCTCATCAGA GCAAACCCGCCCTGCCTGCTGTCCACCGTTCAGTACATCAATAATTTCTACGCCAGCCGGCTGAGTGGGGAGGAGTGCTATTGGTGGATGCAGTTCACCGCGGCGGTGGAATTCATTAAGACCATCGACGATCGCAAGTGA
- the gapvd1 gene encoding GTPase-activating protein and VPS9 domain-containing protein 1 isoform X6 — protein sequence MVKPDIHTLAHHLKQERLYVASEKQLIQRLNTDVLKTAERLYRAAWIAKQQRINLDRLILTSAEASPAECCQHAKMLEDTQFVDGYKSLGFHETIYGEFLARLRENPRLVASCLVAGERLNQEHTQGVIHNVFTSLYGNCIMQEDESYLLQVLRYLIEFELKESDNPRRLLRRGTCAFSILFKLFSEGLYSAKLFLTATLHEPIMQLLVEDEDHLETDPSKVTERLTPAQQERFGEKGSDGYRQRVQTAVEANEAKLVALVNKFIGYLKQNTYCFPHSLRWIVSQMYKTLSCVEGLEVGEVRTMCTDLLLTCFICPAIVNPEQYGIISDAPINEVARFNLMQVGQLLQQLAMADDDADPRRKSCLSKFDKSCVAAFLDVVIGGRAVETPPMSSMNLLEGLSRTAVYITHNQLMALVDFVRSVTAGDHLREEEHMALETLLANVPQSLTVKSNSLELTPSNTPQLSPATTPANKKNRLPIAARSRSRTNIAQEGEAEASSQESLQELVPEEVLVISLGTGPQSVPGMMSENEVLNLQMNDGAHGEGHSDDSKMHGKPDKTLRFSLCSDNLEGISEGPSNRSNSVSSLDLEGESVSELGAGPSGSNGVEALQLLEHEQATTQDNLDDKLRKFEIRDMMGLGDDRDISETVSETWSTDVLGSDFDPNMDEDRLQEIAGAAAENMLGNLLCLPGSGSVLLDPYGSTISETTSEAWSVEVLPSDSEAPDLKQEERLQELESCSGVGSTSDDTEVREVSSRPSTPGLSVVSGISATSEDIPNKIEDLRSECSSDFGGKDSVTSPDGEDSGHGSHNLTSPPSQADSLLAMFDPLSSAEGSSTGTIVRPKVHYARPAHPPPDPPIPEACALGQDTRHSLFMPHSLVQAELESTKQRHSFPDRLVRSRSSDVVCPGRRPTSDPGINRRVAVEDRDSAGPFTSGPSSSPSKDSLKGEVEDRKDSDDEKSDRNRPWWKKRFVSAIPKAPIAAFRKRDKHEKDEVPQERISHDDPLPRQNSQTQAAEDILDKYRNIKRTSPSEGATAASSYDGAGDLCAEDSMHDSPREDGLQNISTDDLPDSASQTAQQHDTKFSFSDAKKKLRLALCSADSVALPIMTPATTRNGLPDHMDPEDNEIVCFLKVQLAEAINLQDKNQMAQIQETTRCVSRFDSRTCRKLLAAIAEDYRKRAPYIAYLTRCRQGLQTTQAHLERLLQRVLRDKEVANRYFTTVCVRLLLEHMESKMLDFIKAFQACTASDDKTAAVEDFLRYLYGAMARDAIWQYASEDQLQDAQMAIERSVMNRIFKLAFSPNQDGDILRDQLFFEHIQRLSKVVTANHKALLIPEVYLKEAPWPSAQSEIKTINAYKTPRDKVQCILRMCSTIMNLLSLANEDSVPGADDFVPVLVFVLIRANPPCLLSTVQYINNFYASRLSGEECYWWMQFTAAVEFIKTIDDRK from the exons ATGGTGAAGCCAGATATCCACACTCTGGCCCACCATCTCAAGCAGGAGCGTCTGTATGTGGCATCGGAGAAACAGCTGATACAAAGGCTGAATACTGATGTTCTGAAGACAGCTGAGCGTCTCTACAGGGCAGCCTGGATTGCCAAGCAGCAGCGGATCAACCTTGATCGTCTCATTCTTACAAG CGCTGAAGCCTCTCCAGCAGAATGTTGCCAACATGCCAAAATGTTGGAGGACACACAATTTGTGGATGGCTACAAAAGTCTTGGTTTTCATGAAACTATCTACGGGGAGTTTTTGGCCCGGTTGAGAGAGAACCCCAGACTGGTGGCATCTTGTCTGGTGGCGGGGGAGAGGCTCAATCAGGAGCACACTCAGGGGGTCATTCATAATGTCTTCACTTCGCTATATGGCAACTGCATCATGCAGGAGGATGAAAGCTATCTGCTTCAA GTGTTGCGGTACCTAATTGAGTTTGAGTTGAAGGAGAGTGACAACCCTCGACGACTATTGAGACGTGGAACATGTGCCTTCAGCATCCTTTTCAAGCTTTTCTCTGAGGGTCTGTACTCTGCCAAGCTGTTTCTCACTGCCACCCTTCATGAACCCATAATGCAACTGCTGGTGGAGGATGAGGATCATCTCGAGACAGACCCATCTAAAGTAACTGAGCGCCTTACTCCAGCTCAACAGGAGCGTTTCGGGGAAAAGGGCTCGGATGGCTACAGGCAAAGAGTACAAACAGCTGTTGAGGCCAATGAAGCGAAGCTGGTGGCGCTAGTCAACAAGTTCATAGGATACTTGAAGCAGAACACCTACTGCTTTCCACACAGCCTTCGTTGGATTGTGTCGCAGATGTAcaagactttatcttgtgtggAAGGGTTGGAGGTGGGTGAGGTTCGCACCATGTGCACAGACCTGTTGCTGACCTGCTTCATCTGCCCAGCAATTGTAAACCCAGAACAGTATGGAATCATATCAGATGCACCCATTAATGAAGTGGCTCGCTTTAACCTTATGCAG GTTGGTCAGCTTTTGCAGCAGTTGGCTATGGCCGATGATGATGCAGACCCACGAAGGAAAAGCTGCTTATCCAAATTTGACAAA AGCTGTGTGGCTGCTTTCCTGGATGTGGTTATTGGAGGACGAGCTGTTGAAACTCCGCCAATGTCTTCAATGAACCTTTTAGAGGGTCTTAGTCGGACTGCTGTCTACATCACTCACAACCAGTTGATGGCACTG GTGGACTTTGTTCGCAGCGTAACAGCAGGAGACCACCTTCGAGAAGAGGAGCACATGGCTCTTGAGACCCTACTAGCCAATGTACCACAGTCGCTAACAGTGAAGAGCAACAGTTTGGAACTCACGCCATCAAATACCCCCCAGCTGTCTCCAGCCACCACTCCAGCCAATAAGAAGAACAGACTTCCCATAG CTGCTCGTAGTCGAAGCCGTACCAACATTGCCCAGGAGGGGGAGGCAGAGGCCAGTTCCCAAGAGTCTCTGCAGGAGCTAGTGCCCGAGGAGGTGCTGGTGATTTCTCTCGGAACTGGACCTCAGTCTGTCCCAGGAATGATGTCAGAGAATGAG GTTTTAAACTTGCAGATGAACGACGGGGCCCATGGAGAAGGTCACTCTGATGACTCAAAGATGCATGGAAAGCCAGACAAAACGCTGCgcttctctctctgcagtgACAATTTGGAAGGCATCTCAGAGG GTCCGTCAAACCGATCTAATTCAGTTTCATCTCTGGACTTGGAAGGAGAGTCCGTCTCTGAGCTTGGAGCTGGACCATCTGGCAGCAACGGTGTTGAGGCTTTACAGCTTTTGGAGCACGAGCAGG CCACCACTCAAGACAACTTGGATGACAAATTGAGGAAGTTTGAGATCAGGGACATGATGGGCTTAGGAGATGACAGAGACATCTCGGAGACGGTCAGCGAAACTTGGAGCACCGATGTGCTGGGCAGTGACTTTGACCCCAACATGGATGAAGATCGGCTGCAGGAAATAGCAG GTGCAGCCGCCGAGAACATGCTTGGCAACCTTCTGTGTCTCCCTGGCTCTGGTTCAGTCCTGCTGGATCCCTATGGCTCCACAATCTCAGAGACCACAAGTGAGGCCTGGAGTGTCGAAGTCCTGCCTAGTGACTCAG AAGCCCCAGACCTGAAGCAGGAGGAGCGACTGCAGGAACTGGAGAGTTGCTCTGGTGTAGGAAGCACATCAGATGACACAGAGGTCCGAGAAGTCAGCTCGAGGCCAAGCACTCCAGGCCTCAGTGTTGTCTCAG gTATCAGTGCAACCTCTGAAGATATCCCTAACAAGATTGAGGATTTGAGGTCGGAGTGTAGCTCAGACTTTGGAGGAAAGGATTCTGTGACCAGTCCAGATGGAGAAGATTCAGGCCATG gctCACATAACCTGACTTCTCCACCCTCACAGGCAGACTCTTTACTTGCCATGTTTGATCCCCTTTCCAGTGCTGAAG GCTCTTccacgggaacaatagtgagaCCCAAAGTTCACTATGCAAGGCCCGCTCACCCTCCACCAGATCCTCCCATCCCTGAAGCTTGTGCCCTGGGGCAGGACACACGCCACTCTCTCTTCATGCCCCACAGTTTGGTCCAGGCTGAGCTAGAAAGCACAAAGCAGCGCCACTCCTTCCCGGACAGGTTAGTACGCAGCCGCAGCTCCGACGTCGTCTGTCCTGGTCGTCGACCCACCAGTGACCCGGGCATCAATCGACGCGTGGCTGTTGAAGATCGAGACTCTGCTGGACCCTTCACTTCTGGACCCTCATCATCTCCCAGCAAGGACTCCCTGAAAGGAGAG GTGGAGGACAGGAAGGACAGCGATGATGAGAAGTCTGATCGCAACAGACCCTGGTGGAAGAAACGTTTTGTTTCTGCGATCCCCAAAG ctcCGATTGCAGCTTTTCGGAAGAGGGACAAGCATGAGAAAGATGAGGTTCCTCAGGAGAGAATTTCACATG ATGACCCCCTGCCCAGACAGAACTCACAGACCCAGGCTGCTGAAGACATCCTGGACAAGTACAGAAACATAAAGAGGACCAGCCCAAGCGAGGGAGCTACCGCAGCATCTTCTTACGACGGAGCGGGAG ATCTTTGTGCGGAGGACAGCATGCACGACTCGCCAAGAGAAGATGGCCTGCAGAACATCTCAACAGATGACCTGCCAGACTCCGCAAGTCAGACAGCACAGCAGCATGACACCAAGTTCTCCTTCAG TGACGCCAAGAAGAAACTGAGGTTGGCTTTGTGCTCGGCAGACTCAGTCGCTCTTCCTATTATGACTCCTGCCACCACAAGAAATGGTCTACCAGATCACATGGACCCAGAAG acaaTGAGATTGTCTGCTTCCTGAAGGTCCAGCTAGCAGAGGCCATCAACCTCCAGGATAAGAACCAAATGGCCCAAATCCAGGAGACCACACGCTGCGTGAGCCGCTTCGATTCTCGAACCTGCAGGAAGCTACTGGCTGCAATTGCTGAAGATTACAG AAAACGCGCTCCATATATAGCCTATCTGACCCGGTGTCGTCAGGGTCTGCAGACCACGCAGGCCCATCTGGAGAGGCTCCTGCAGAGGGTGCTGCGAGATAAAGAAGTGGCGAACAGATACTTCACCACTGTCTGCGTTCGGCTGCTGCTAGAGCACATGGAGTCAAAGATGCTTGACTTTATTAAAG CGTTTCAAGCCTGCACGGCGTCTGATGACAAGACGGCCGCAGTGGAAGACTTTCTGCGCTACTTGTACGGCGCCATGGCCCGTGATGCTATTTGGCAGTATGCTagtgaggaccagctgcaggatGCCCAGATGGCCATCGAGCGCAGCGTCATGAACCGCATCTTCAAACTGGCCTTCTCTCCCAACCAGGATGGAGACATTCTCCGAGACCA gCTTTTCTTTGAGCACATCCAGCGACTCTCTAAGGTTGTGACAGCAAATCATAAAGCTCTTCTAATCCCTGAG GTTTACTTGAAGGAGGCTCCCTGGCCGTCCGCTCAATCAGAGATCAAGACCATCAACGCTTACAAAACCCCTCGGGATAAAGTGCAGTGCATCCTCCGCATGTGTTCAACCATCATGAACCTCCTCAGTCTGGCCAATGAAGACTCCGTCCCTGGAGCTGATGACTTCGTCCCGGTCCTTGTCTTTGTCCTCATCAGA GCAAACCCGCCCTGCCTGCTGTCCACCGTTCAGTACATCAATAATTTCTACGCCAGCCGGCTGAGTGGGGAGGAGTGCTATTGGTGGATGCAGTTCACCGCGGCGGTGGAATTCATTAAGACCATCGACGATCGCAAGTGA